A genome region from Trichosurus vulpecula isolate mTriVul1 chromosome 5, mTriVul1.pri, whole genome shotgun sequence includes the following:
- the ARHGDIB gene encoding rho GDP-dissociation inhibitor 2: MTEKDPEAHLEEEEDDLDGKLNYKPPPQKSLKELQEMDKDDESLAKYKKTLLGDGPVVADPTAPNVVVTRLTLVCDTAPGPITMDLTGDLEALKKKVFVLKEGAEYRVKINFKVNKDIVSGLKYVQHTYRTGAKVDKATFMVGSYGPRLDEYEFLTPPEEAPKGMLARGTYHNKSFFTDDDKHNHLTWEWNLSIKKEWTE; this comes from the exons ATGACAGAAAAGGACCCAGAAGCAcacctggaggaggaggaggatgacctGGATGGCAAGCTTAATTACAAGCCCCCTCCGCAGAAGTCTCTAAAGGAGCTGCAGGAGATGGACAAAGATGATGAAAGTCTTGCCAAGTACAAGAAAACTCTGCTAGGAGATGGGCCTGTGGTAGCAG ATCCAACTGCTCCCAATGTAGTAGTCACTCGACTCACCCTAGTCTGTGACACTGCTCCAGGACCAATCACTATGGACCTTACTG GGGATCTTGAAGCTCTGAAGAAAAAGGTCTTTGTGCTAAAGGAAGGAGCTGAATATAGAGTCAAAATTAATTTCAAA GTAAACAAGGATATTGTGTCAGGGCTGAAGTATGTGCAGCATACCTACAGGACTGGGGCTAAAG tggACAAAGCTACATTTATGGTTGGCAGCTATGGGCCTCGGCTAGATGAGTATGAGTTCCTGACACCTCCGGAGGAAGCCCCCAAGGGTATGCTGGCCCGAGGCACTTACCACAACAAGTCCTTCTTTACTGATGATGACAAGCATAACCACCTCACCTGGGAGTGGAATCTGTCCATTAAAAAGGAGTGGACAGAATGA